A genomic stretch from Anaerococcus mediterraneensis includes:
- a CDS encoding ribose-phosphate pyrophosphokinase — protein sequence MTSTKSTYIQRGELKLLSGNSNKKLSESVSKCLGIELSKADITKFKDGEISIKINESIRGKDVYILQPTSNPTNDNIMELLIMIDACRRASAGYINAVVPYYGYARQDRKTRGREPITAKLVANLLTVAGADRVITMDLHAGQIQGYFDIPVDHFSAIRLLSTHFSSIAYDKPEDFVVVSPDLGGVRRARQFADYLKLPIAIIEKRRPMPNVSEVMSVIGDFKGKHAIIVDDMIDTAGTITNAADFLVENGAKDVYLVATHGVFSGDAITKLQKPSVKEVVITDTIALSEEKQIDKITQMSIAPLLAEAIHRINTYESISGLFSD from the coding sequence ATGACATCAACAAAAAGCACCTATATTCAAAGAGGAGAATTAAAACTATTATCAGGAAATTCAAATAAGAAATTATCTGAAAGTGTATCTAAATGTTTGGGTATAGAACTAAGCAAGGCTGACATTACTAAGTTTAAAGATGGAGAGATTAGCATAAAAATCAACGAATCCATAAGAGGTAAAGATGTCTACATCCTTCAACCAACTTCAAATCCAACAAATGATAATATCATGGAGCTTCTAATTATGATAGATGCTTGTAGAAGAGCTTCTGCTGGTTATATAAATGCTGTTGTACCATATTATGGATATGCCAGACAAGATAGGAAAACAAGAGGTAGAGAGCCTATTACCGCTAAACTTGTTGCAAACTTACTTACTGTTGCAGGAGCAGATAGGGTTATTACTATGGACCTTCACGCAGGACAAATTCAAGGGTATTTTGATATACCTGTAGATCATTTTTCTGCTATAAGACTCCTATCAACCCATTTTTCTTCTATAGCTTATGATAAGCCGGAAGATTTTGTTGTAGTAAGTCCTGACTTAGGTGGTGTAAGAAGAGCAAGACAATTTGCTGATTACCTAAAGCTACCTATAGCTATAATAGAAAAAAGACGCCCAATGCCAAATGTATCAGAGGTTATGAGTGTAATTGGTGACTTTAAAGGAAAACACGCTATTATCGTTGATGATATGATTGATACTGCAGGCACAATAACAAATGCAGCAGACTTTTTGGTAGAAAATGGCGCTAAGGATGTTTACCTTGTGGCAACTCACGGTGTATTTAGTGGAGATGCTATTACAAAATTACAAAAACCATCAGTTAAGGAAGTTGTAATAACAGACACAATAGCTTTGAGCGAAGAAAAACAAATAGATAAAATAACACAAATGTCAATAGCTCCTCTACTTGCAGAAGCTATACACAGGATTAATACTTATGAATCAATAAGTGGGCTTTTCTCAGACTGA
- the pth gene encoding aminoacyl-tRNA hydrolase, with protein MYYIVGLGNPGLQYENTRHNAGFLTIDYLAKKHNIDVRKSKFKSLYGQGMIEGQKVMLIKPQTYMNNSGEAVREIRNFYKFDIDKLIVIYDDIDIDFGTIRLRKKGSAGSHNGMKSIIYQIQDDKFPRIKISIGKKPEYMDLANFVLSGFTQEEVKVIEDEIRLASKSIETILAYDLDKAMNDFNSIRLLDDSNE; from the coding sequence ATGTACTATATAGTTGGTTTAGGAAATCCTGGCTTGCAATATGAGAATACCAGGCATAATGCAGGTTTTTTGACTATTGATTACTTAGCAAAAAAACATAATATAGATGTCAGAAAATCAAAGTTTAAATCTCTTTATGGTCAAGGCATGATAGAAGGTCAAAAAGTTATGCTTATTAAGCCTCAAACCTATATGAACAATTCAGGAGAAGCGGTTAGAGAAATAAGAAACTTTTATAAGTTTGATATTGATAAGTTGATAGTTATTTATGATGATATTGATATAGATTTTGGCACAATTCGACTTAGGAAAAAAGGATCAGCAGGCAGTCATAATGGCATGAAATCAATAATATATCAAATTCAAGATGATAAATTCCCAAGGATCAAGATATCCATAGGAAAAAAACCAGAGTATATGGACTTAGCTAATTTTGTTCTGAGTGGATTTACACAAGAGGAAGTTAAAGTTATAGAAGATGAGATAAGGCTAGCTAGCAAATCTATAGAAACTATTTTAGCTTATGATTTAGATAAAGCTATGAATGACTTTAATTCAATAAGACTATTGGATGATTCTAATGAATAA